Genomic DNA from Rhodoferax mekongensis:
GCAAGATCATTCATATTGACATTGACCCATCCAGCATCTCCAAGCGGGTGAAGGTCGATATTCCTATCGTGGGCGATGTGAAGGACGTGCTCAACGAAATGATCGCGATGATCCGCGAGGGTTCGACCAAGCCTGACGCGAATGCACTGGGTGCTTGGTGGGACACGATTGAAGGCTGGCGCAAGCGCGATTGCATGAAGTACAGCCCCGGCAACGGCGATGTGATCAAGCCGCAGTATGTCGTGGAAACTCTTTGGAACATGACCAAAGACGCCGATACCTACATCACGTCCGATGTGGGGCAACACCAGATGTGGGCTGCGCAGTACTACAAGTTTGACGAGCCCCGTCGCTGGATCAACTCCGGTGGTCTGGGAACCATGGGCGTGGGCATTCCCTATGCCATGGGCATCAAGCTGGCCAAGCCGCAAAGCGAGGTGTTCTGCATTACCGGCGAAGGCTCGGTACAAATGAACATCCAGGAGCTTTCCACCTGCCTGCAATACAACACGCCTATCAAGATCTGCTCCTTGAATAACCGTTATCTCGGGATGGTGCGTCAGTGGCAGGAAGTGGAATATGAAGGTCGCTACAGCCACAGCTATATGGATGCATTGCCGAATTTTGTGAAGTTGGCGGAAGCCTATGGTCACGTCGGTATGTTGATTGAGCGCCCCCACGATGTGGAACCCGCATTGCGCGAGGCCCGCAAACTCAAGGACCGCACCGTGTTCATGGACTTCCGCACAGATCCCACTGAAAACGTGTTCCCCATGGTCCAAGCCGGCAAGGGCATCACAGAGATGCTGCTCGGGTCGGAGGATCTCTAAGCAGATTTACGTCAATTAGTGCTCTGGCGCGCATCCCGTGTGCGCGAGTTGCTATCATTTTTGAAGAATCTATTGTCTGCCAAGCTGTGCGGTTACCGCCGCACGGGGAGGGCAGCGAAAAGAGGAATCGGTACCTATGAAACACATCATTGCAGTTTTGCTGGAAAACGAACCCGGCGCCTTGTCCCGTGTTGTGGGCTTGTTTTCGGCCCGCGGATACAACATTGAATCGTTGACCGTGGCGCCCACAGAGGACCCGAGCTTGTCGCGCATGACCATTCAGACCACCGGTTCGGATGACGTGATAGAACAAATCACCAAACACCTGAACCGCCTGATTGAGGTGGTGAAGGTGGTGGATCTCACAGAAGGTGCCTACATCGAGCGTGAGCTCATGATGGTAAAGGTCCGTGCGGTGGGCAAGGAGCGCGAAGAGATGAAGCGCATGGCCGACATCTTCCGTGGCCGCATCATCGATGTGACTGAAAAGAGTTACACCATCGAACTTACAGGCGATCAATCCAAGAACGATGCGTTCCTGGAAGCCATCGAGCGCACCGCCATTCTGGAGACGGTGCGAACCGGCTCCAGTGGCATCGGTCGCGGCGAGCGTATTCTGCGGGTTTGATAAAGGTTTTCCTGTGTGTGCTTCGGCTGGCTCAACACACAGGGATTGTTTGGCGACAGTGTTTACCGTTCGCCCCGAGCTTAGGTAGTTTTTGCAACAGGGCGCTTTTCGCCAATATTTATTTCGGAGAGAAAAATGAAAGTTTTTTACGACAAGGATTGTGACCTGAGCCTGATCAAGGGCAAGACAGTTGCCATCATCGGTTACGGCAGCCAAGGCCATGCACACGCGCAAAACTTGAACGACAGCGGCGTGAAGGTCGTGGTCGGTCTGCGCAAGGGCGGAGCTTCCTGGGACAAGGTTGGCAAAGCCGGCTTGACCGTGATGGAAGTGAACGATGCAGTCAAGGCTGCTGACGTCGTCATGATCCTGTTGCCCGACGAGCAAATCGCCGAGGTGTACACCAACAACGTGGCCCCCAACATCAAGCAAGGCGCTTCTTTGGCGTTTGCACACGGCTTCAACGTGCATTACAACCAAGTTGTGCCCCGTGCCGACCTGGATGTCTGGATGGTTGCTCCCAAGGCCCCTGGCCACACTGTGCGCAACACATACACCCAAGGTGGCGGCGTGCCTCACTTGGTCGCTGTACACCAGGACAAGTCCGGCAAAGCCCGTGACTTGGCTCTGAGCTACGCGATGGCCAACGGTGGCGGCAAGGCCGGCATCATTGAAACCAACTTCAAGGAAGAAACTGAAACCGACTTGTTCGGTGAACAGGCAGTGTTGTGCGGTGGTGCGGTTGAGCTGATCAAGATGGGTTACGAGACCCTGGTGGAAGCCGGCTACGCACCTGAAATGGCGTACTTCGAGTGCTTGCATGAACTGAAGTTGATCGTGGACCTGATCTACGAAGGCGGCATTGCCAACATGAACTACTCCATCTCCAACAATGCGGAGTTCGGTGAGTACGTGACAGGCCCTGAAGTCATCAACGAAGAGTCCCGCAAGGCCATGCGCAACGCATTGAAGCGCATCCAGAACGGTGACTACGCCAAGATGTTCATCCAGGAAGGCCGTTTGAATTACCCAAGCATGACCGCACGCCGTCGCAACACCGCTGATCACAGCATTGAGGTGGTGGGTTCGCAATTGCGCGCCATGATGCCTTGGATTGCCAAGAACAAGCTGGTGGACCAGACCCGCAACTAAGCCATTGCAGGTACATCAAAAGGCCACTTCGGTGGCCTTTTGTATTGG
This window encodes:
- the ilvN gene encoding acetolactate synthase small subunit — protein: MKHIIAVLLENEPGALSRVVGLFSARGYNIESLTVAPTEDPSLSRMTIQTTGSDDVIEQITKHLNRLIEVVKVVDLTEGAYIERELMMVKVRAVGKEREEMKRMADIFRGRIIDVTEKSYTIELTGDQSKNDAFLEAIERTAILETVRTGSSGIGRGERILRV
- the ilvC gene encoding ketol-acid reductoisomerase, coding for MKVFYDKDCDLSLIKGKTVAIIGYGSQGHAHAQNLNDSGVKVVVGLRKGGASWDKVGKAGLTVMEVNDAVKAADVVMILLPDEQIAEVYTNNVAPNIKQGASLAFAHGFNVHYNQVVPRADLDVWMVAPKAPGHTVRNTYTQGGGVPHLVAVHQDKSGKARDLALSYAMANGGGKAGIIETNFKEETETDLFGEQAVLCGGAVELIKMGYETLVEAGYAPEMAYFECLHELKLIVDLIYEGGIANMNYSISNNAEFGEYVTGPEVINEESRKAMRNALKRIQNGDYAKMFIQEGRLNYPSMTARRRNTADHSIEVVGSQLRAMMPWIAKNKLVDQTRN